The nucleotide sequence CTTTCTGTGAATGTTCAACCTGAGATTTTGTTCATGCACTTTTTCTTTACCATTTTGTCTCTGAAAGAATCTCGTTTTCCATGAAGCAATTTGTCACCTGAGTTATCAACATAGATAGTACAAGTGCTAGGCATGAGAAGAATGCTTTACATTGTATTTGGTTGTGTCCTAATAGTAGACATCTTGGAATGGTAATGGAATATTTGATTTGGTCCATGTAAAAAGGAACAGATATCTCTTACATATTTAGGGAAGCCATAAGTTAAATGGAAGTGGAACAGTGAGAATGGATTTTTTAACTTTATGTATTTGTTGATGATCTTCTGTTCAAGGTAAGTGCTTTCTTGAAGGCCTACATTAATGCTTCCAGAGAGTGCTTTGTTTAAAGGAGATGGTGCAGTTTTATGAATTGTCAACCACTCTTTTTCAAGCTGTTTTCAGCCACTTCAAATCTCCCACCATTTTAGTTTCAGTTCTACTGCTCATTTTGGTTGTTTGTTAGAATGTTTGATGTCAGTaaaaggttcaattggtttttaCACAGGTTTGCTTTCATGTGTGAAGGACTAGTATGGACGTTTGACAGTGTTCTATTCTGAGTAGCTATTGGAATGAAATTTGAGATATATGAGGATTAGCACCCAAGGGATCCCGAGACAAGGCAGATACATATAATGAATCACGATATAGGCTTCTTGTCTCAATAATGGGTATACAAACTAAAGGACTACGAGATGATGGAGAAGTTAAATTCTGAATTTTTTGAACTCGACTTAGTTAAGTACCAACAGTTGGTCTGATGGGATTTTAAGTATGTAAAATGTAAACATTGAGGTACAATAAGCAAGTGAAAATGCACTTGCAGTCATTCTTTGCAGCAGATAGACAAAGaacaaatatataaatttatGGTGTATATATCTTAGAGATGTCAAATATGGATGGATTTATCTGAATCCTATTCTTGGCATATGATAACAACTCCAGTTTTGATACTAGTATCTGCGCATTGTCATTCCTTATATTACTGAGCTCCGTATCATTCCGTTGCAGTTTGTTTAGCAGATTCCTAAGACAATGCTTTCACAGTATAGAACTTTTTTATCATGGTTTTCTGGTTTAACAGTTATTTCCTAGCCTGAACTTATGCCATTTTACCATGACTAGTTTGATAGCTTTGTGCAACTTTGTTGAAGGGCATAGCAGTAAATTTCTAGTTTGTTAGTTAATAGTTTATATTAGACATGCATCCTACCTTATTTTGGATTTGGCTTGCCATTTTATTCAAAAAGTGTGAGATGGCCATGTTTCTTAATCCAGGTTGACCTTGTTGAGCCAGTATCACATTTTCTTGAAGCTGCTCGTGAGAAGTTAGCTACTGATAAAGATAATTCTGATCACAAAGCTATCAATTTTTATTGTGTCCCTCTACAGGTTTTGTTTTCTTTGTTGCCCattgatattttattggttaaccTCTATGATGGTATTAAATTGTTGTTTAATTGATGTTATTGTctgttaaattaatttttttaaatcatgcaGGAATTCACTCCAGAAGTTGGAAGATATGATGTTATATGGATCCAATGGTGTATAGGACAACTCACAGATGAtgactttctcttgtttttcaagAGAGCAAAGGTAATCAATTGTCTTAAATGGCTTTACAGCTTTTATGCTTTAGGCCTTGTTTTTTTTAAATTAGCTGCATAACTTGAAAAATAGCAAAAGACATGAACCAGTTAACCAAATCTTTAGTTAGATGACATGCAAGCTCGTGTGTGCAAACACTTTTATACCTTACTGCAGCATAGATAACTCAAGATTTTGGCTTCATCTCAAGATTTTGATACATGACATTGAAACACACAACCGAATCTTCTGCTAGATGACATGCAGTCTTGTGTGTGCCAACACTTATGTACCTTGCTGCAAAGGGATTTTGTGTGGCATCAGCCAACTTCATTGAGTTGGTCTCACTAGTATTGATATTAACTGTTCTTCTTTAGGACATGGTAACTAGTGATGGCTGAGCTGAAAGCTTTTAAACCCATGATTTAAGATTAATTAATTCTCCAGATGCTAATATTTTTCCTTAAGAACTTAAATTTCTTGTTCTTCAATAAATATATCTCCATTGATATTTTGAATTCTGAAGTTGCTCTTGCTTTTGCATATACTTCTTGAGTTTATAAGTTAATGTAGTCTGGATTGTATTAAGTTAATGTAGTCTGGATTGTAGCCAGTTCACAGAAATTCATTATGTTTGTAAAGTTCTTATTAAATAATTTCTCATCCTTATCCTATCTTGTGTGCCATGTTCCATCTATATTATTTGTATTATTTCTTTGATTTTTTCTCCTTGTGTGTGTTGGAGATAAATCTATAATCTCCTTTCTGTTCATTATGTTAGTCTTTTTAGTGAGGAGCAATACGTTGTCTTTCAAATTCCTTACATGGCACATCTACACATTTTTTAGTAAAGAACAACATGTTGCCTTTCTATGGTTAGAGATAGCAGTTCAGGCAAGTCAGTCAGGATTGGTTGGGTTTGTTTTGGGCTCATTAGAAACCACTGGAGCATACTATATCAAAAGGGCAAACTTTGTACATATCCCATGTGTGATTTGGATAGAGTAAACGTATACAATCTTACCTCTGATATAGAGAGGTTGCTTTCTGACTTGAACTCTGGTAGTAAGAGCAACTGGTGCTATAGTGAAAATAATTATGAATGAGGGTTGTTGGGGAATATAGTCCTTTGGTGTAATATAGTCAACTATGAGTAACAAAACTGAAATTAACCTATAATACCGGTAACAGGTAATTTCATACCAAGCGACCCTCAACCACAAATTAAACAAGAGGAAAAGTGTTTCTTCCTTAATTAATAGCTTTATAATTATTTTGCAAACAAAAAACTTGTCCAGTATACTTTGGGATGCATTTCTTACTTGTTGGAGTTATTAATGTTTTAGTCATGATGCTGCCACCTCTGTGTTACTAATGAACATCTAATTTGCAGGTTGGCCTTAAACCAAATGGATTTTTTGTAGTGAAGGAGAACACTGCAAGAAGCGGTTGGTCCCTACAAACGACAACTATTTGTAGATTTACACTAAATTTTTTGGACAGTTGTTCATAACTCCACACAAATGCATGGATATGAAAAGTTATATGTCAGGAATATATTTACATGTTTTTCTCTGTTCTCGAGTGTTCGATTGATGGCCAAGGAGCACATTGTATCAACACAAGGAATTTTCTTGCTTTTGATTGTTTCTTGATTGCATCAGACATTATGATTGTTAAAACCAGTGAAAATATTGTTTACAAGTTTCTCTAGTTGGGAGTTGTAAATctattaatttatatttctaGATGCATGTTCTGTGCTTATCATTAATTTTGAAAATTGGATATGGTTCTTGAGAAGTTAAAGGGACTTCATAATTATGTTTGGTTATCAGGGATTATTATAAACATTTCTTGCATGCCTAGCTAGCTATTTTTTAACTAAAGTTTGCCATTGTGATGGCTTGCCTTTATAACGAACCTGCTTTTCAGGCAGGGAATGCTACCTGAAAGTTTGTTGGATTTATCCAACAAATTGAATCAGGATCTGCCAAATAATTAAAGGCAAATTCTATTATCATTTGGATCAAAGTTTATAAGCTGAATAATACCCTATTTTACCAAAATTTATATTCATAAACTGACTCTTTATTTTCAAGAAGTATGGATCTGAAGATGAGGCTAAGGTGGCTCTATTGCCAGAAAATATTCTGTTAGGCATACTTGCAATGATTAGATTGAATCGTTGGCTTCCACCAAAGCAAATAATCTAGAATGGAACTAGGTTTCGCAgttgactttttttttaattaaccatAGTATTTGGTTAACGTACATCATCCCTCATCTGTTCAGGATTTGTGTTAGATAAGGAGGACAACAGCATCACAAGATCtgattcatacttcaaagagcttTTCAAGCAGTGTGGACTTCATCTTTATCGCTCAAAGGTTTGCTGCATCTTTTTTACTTCAAGATGATGGGCTGTCAAAACCTACGAGAAATCTTTCTTGTGCAAGAACTGATCGGCAATGTAGTGTTTGATTACTTGGTTTTTGGTTTCAGGATCAGAAGGGATTTCCTGAAGAGTTATTTCCCGTTAAGATGTATGCACTGGTAACTGATAGGCGACGAGGTTCCAACAATGGCGGAGGCAAGACTCGACAACACAAGCCTGCTGTCATCAAGTCATGAAATCTCTCGAGGACCCGTCACCAATACCTGGATGCGATCTTGCTCGTTTTTCTTTAGTTTTTGTCGTCTCTAAGAGAATGGATTACCTTTTCATGTGTTGTCATGTTGTAGAACATCACGGTTATCATCTCTATCTTCTCACCATGATTTGTACTAATACAAACGAAGGCATAAagaacatagggaattcaagcccAGACGATGACACCACTTCAGTCATTTGGTTGGATTTTACAGTGCATCTTCATCACGTTTGAACCATTTATGTTATTTGCCTGCATTGTTGAAAGTTGGAACTCAGTTAGGAATGTGCGATACCATAATTGTTTAGTTTTAGGTTTGTGTAAGGTTTGCAATTTCGTATCTCGGTGGTTATCAGATTTATATCATATCGAGCTACTCGTGTACTACTTGTCAATTGAAAttaatcttaaaaaataaaaaaataaatcatctggTATGAAAATTGTGTTGGGTGGcacaaaactttgataaaaagttTAAAACAAGGAAATATATGTTTTTCAATTCATATTTTGATCGACAGAGTGAGAATTCTTTTACATAATTGAATTCAATTTGGTTTGAATCCTTTcaaataaaaacacactttgGTTCTTTTTTAAGAAGTGTCAAATCAACATAAATGGTTTGGCCGTTTCCTGCTTCATATCCTTTCAATGTGGAACTTTTGCATTCTAGACAGAGACAGCGTCCTAATATTTCCATTATGCGTGGAAGAAACACCTCTTTTCTATCTATTTTCTATCCTATGTCAAACTGCATTAACTTCGGCATTATATTATTCAATCTTCTGGCGTCTTTTAAAAACTCACGTTATCTTTTCCATGACGACTTTGATTTTTCTGCCATATGATTTAAAGCTCTCCTTGACGACTGCTCTCTTCTCCCCCTTATAAATTCCCCACCTCCCCCCCTTGGATATGCACAACGCAGAGCACGAAGCCTAAGACTCGCTGTTAGATGGCTTCGTCGAGCattctctccctcttcttcttcttcttctcccttcttgTCACCCTCTCCCATGCCGCCACCTTCGAGATCGTGAACCGATGCTCTTACACAGTGTGGGCCGCGGCCGTGCCCGGCGGCGGACGCCAGCTCAACCAGGGGCAGTCGTGGACCATCAACGTGAACGCGGGAACCACCGGCGGCCGCATCTGGGGCCGCACCGGCTGCTCCTTCGACGGGAGCGGACGCGGGCGGTGCCAGACCGGCGACTGCGGCGGCGTGCTGTCATGCACGGCGTACGGCAGCCCGCCCAACACCCTGGCGGAGTTCGCGCTCAACCAGTTCAACAACCTCGACTTCTTCGACATCTCCCTGGTCGACGGCTTCAACGTGCCAATGGACTTCAGCCCCACGTCAGGCGGCTGCCGCGGCATCCGGTGCGCGGCGGACATCAACGGGCAGTGCCCCGGGGCGCTGAAGGCGCCGGGCGGCTGCAACAACCCCTGCACCGTGTTCAAGACGGACCAGTACTGTTGCAACTCCGGCAGCTGCAGCCCGACCGACTATTcccagttcttcaagagaaactgCCCCGACGCCTACAGCTATCCCAAGGACGATCAGACGAGCACCTTCACCTGCCCCGGCGGCACCAACTACAGGGTTGTCTTCTGCCCTTGAGATCACTGACGCCACTAATAAGCCGCCCTCGTGCAGGCAACCacgcatatagatatatatactagTCTCCTACAATACAAATAAGATGTCAAGAGTGATGGAAGGTATTAGCCTTCTCTTGGGCTAATACTGTTGAGTGATGTAATAGAAGTGGTGCAACCAACTAATAAGATGCATAATATCATCACAGCATGAGTGCTTTTCCATTGATGTTTGAATCATTTTGTGAGAGCAATCAGCTTATGCAATCAGGAAAAAGAATAATTAAACCATTTCTATTTATGTCTTGTTGGCTTAAAACATGAATTGATTTTGAAACATAATGAACCCTACATATATAACTTCATAAAAAATATCTCAaggaacatacatacatacatacatacatatacacatatatatatatatatatacatatacatatatatacatacatacatacatacattcatacatacatacatatatatatatatatatatatatatatatatatatatatatatatatataatttaggatGATGAGTCATCGCCTATCCAATTTGGACCTCTGCCATTCTCCGTAGAAACTTTGCGTAGCCATTTTCCAATACAATTGCGCGTTGACCAGAGTGCGTCCATGTGATCCTCCCCGGTAAGTTTGGTGCCCGAAATTATCCGGCAAGTATGGCTTTAAATATTGGAATTAGTTGCTCTTTGTTTTACGTAGGCGGATCAAGATGAACACAGAGAATGATGCTGACTAATTGAGCCCTGACCAATCGAGGGCTTGAGGACTCGAGCCCCGGCGCGCCCTCGGGAAGCTGCCGCGAGAGGCGGACATCGATGGGCAGTGCCGGCAGG is from Musa acuminata AAA Group cultivar baxijiao chromosome BXJ1-6, Cavendish_Baxijiao_AAA, whole genome shotgun sequence and encodes:
- the LOC135677140 gene encoding protein P21-like gives rise to the protein MASSSILSLFFFFFSLLVTLSHAATFEIVNRCSYTVWAAAVPGGGRQLNQGQSWTINVNAGTTGGRIWGRTGCSFDGSGRGRCQTGDCGGVLSCTAYGSPPNTLAEFALNQFNNLDFFDISLVDGFNVPMDFSPTSGGCRGIRCAADINGQCPGALKAPGGCNNPCTVFKTDQYCCNSGSCSPTDYSQFFKRNCPDAYSYPKDDQTSTFTCPGGTNYRVVFCP
- the LOC135677558 gene encoding alpha N-terminal protein methyltransferase 1-like → MLYKQNHNGVEASVDGVLGGYGHVDDGDVKGSEAFLKPLLLDRFGSGARHPVALDCGSGIGRVTKNLLLRYFNEVDLVEPVSHFLEAAREKLATDKDNSDHKAINFYCVPLQEFTPEVGRYDVIWIQWCIGQLTDDDFLLFFKRAKVGLKPNGFFVVKENTARSGFVLDKEDNSITRSDSYFKELFKQCGLHLYRSKDQKGFPEELFPVKMYALVTDRRRGSNNGGGKTRQHKPAVIKS